AAAATCACATGAACATCTCACCTTATTACCGTCATCATCAACGAATTTAACATTTTTACAATTTTCACACGCACGAACGTCCGGAGGCTGGACGTTGTATTTTTTTCTATCCAAAAATATTTTTTCCATCAAATACTCCTATGATTTAAATATGAATGGAAACTGCATTTCAAATTTATGTAAATTCTTTTTATGTCTATTTTCAATTTCTCCTATTATTTCTTTTGATAAATATGACTTCTCTGAGCCGTGAATCAAATATTCATCCAGTTGTTTATATGAAACTCCCATTTCGTTTTCATCGGTCTGTCCATCGTACAAATCCGCGCTTGGTTCTTTATTTATAATCTGCTTTGGGCAATTCAAAATATTTGCTGCATAATACACTTCGGCCTTACATAAATCAAGAATGGGTTCTATGTCACATGCGGAATCTCCGTATTTCGTTGCATATCCCATATATCGTTCACTCTTATTCTCAGTTCCTACTACCAACCCACCATATAGATTTGTAATGTAATATTGATATATCATTCTTAATCTGGCTTTAAGATTCATTTTTCCTATTTCAATATCCGGAATATTTTTCTTATCCAAATATTTGAAAGTACAATTTGAATTATATTTAAAAAATATATTATATATGGGCAATAAATCAATTGCATTTAAAGTTGTGTTTAAGCTTTCTGCTATCAGTTTTGCATCATTGAATGATTTT
The sequence above is a segment of the bacterium genome. Coding sequences within it:
- the nadE gene encoding NAD(+) synthase, producing MKCEYLPAAMGGTLTMNVKFKIKLLQKIYSELNKPFILGLSGGIDSCVCAYLLEEAKVPYGMFFIGIESSEKSFNDAKLIAESLNTTLNAIDLLPIYNIFFKYNSNCTFKYLDKKNIPDIEIGKMNLKARLRMIYQYYITNLYGGLVVGTENKSERYMGYATKYGDSACDIEPILDLCKAEVYYAANILNCPKQIINKEPSADLYDGQTDENEMGVSYKQLDEYLIHGSEKSYLSKEIIGEIENRHKKNLHKFEMQFPFIFKS